A section of the Patescibacteria group bacterium genome encodes:
- a CDS encoding formyltransferase family protein — MSSSIIVFASGTPTGGGSGFRELREHSCLSGSFLDAHIAAVVSQYPEGGVNKLAKKLNVRFHLFQGPFDADHYREIVRQYRADFVALSGWVLKTAGLDPRKTVNIHPGPLEGRGRSGPFGGKGKYGHHVHEAVMEAYHRGEIAESAVTMHFVTDDYDAGPIITKWPVLIRPDDTPETLAARVNEKERAIQSWVMNLVIRGHVKLIRQEDRWVISASDEIKKILPGIEVGSI; from the coding sequence ATGAGCAGTTCAATCATAGTTTTCGCTTCCGGCACCCCAACTGGCGGCGGCAGCGGTTTCAGAGAGTTGCGTGAGCATTCCTGTCTTTCCGGTTCTTTTTTGGATGCGCACATCGCTGCCGTTGTTTCACAATATCCTGAAGGCGGCGTAAACAAGCTTGCCAAAAAACTCAATGTGCGTTTTCATCTTTTTCAAGGGCCGTTTGATGCCGACCATTATCGAGAAATCGTCCGTCAGTATCGGGCGGATTTCGTCGCCTTGTCCGGCTGGGTTTTAAAGACTGCCGGCTTGGATCCGAGGAAAACAGTCAATATCCATCCCGGTCCGCTGGAAGGCCGCGGCCGTTCCGGCCCGTTCGGCGGCAAGGGGAAATATGGCCACCATGTTCATGAGGCAGTAATGGAGGCCTATCACCGCGGGGAAATTGCTGAATCAGCCGTGACCATGCATTTCGTCACCGACGATTACGATGCTGGTCCAATCATTACGAAATGGCCGGTGCTGATCCGTCCTGACGATACGCCGGAAACATTGGCTGCTCGGGTAAATGAAAAGGAGCGGGCCATCCAAAGCTGGGTGATGAATCTGGTGATCAGGGGGCACGTGAAACTTATCCGCCAGGAAGATCGCTGGGTAATTTCCGCAAGCGATGAGATCAAAAAAATCCTTCCCGGAATAGAAGTTGGGTCTATTTGA
- a CDS encoding DNA-3-methyladenine glycosylase yields MRKILPKSFFARPTLQVAQDLLGKFLVRKIPLSLAPQSEAKRGRGVAAPRGRGVLRREGEIAVMITEVEAYDGPKDKASHASRGMTERNAIMFGRGGYFYVYLCYGMYEMLNIVTGPKDYPAAILLRGAVSPLLSKEGFGGGFSPLLSKEGSGGGLDGPGKLTRFLKVDRRFNKKLAIKKTGLWFEDRGVKISGSTIRRTPRIGVAYAGPIWSKKLFRFLIDKAV; encoded by the coding sequence ATGAGAAAGATTCTGCCTAAAAGTTTTTTCGCTCGCCCGACCCTGCAAGTCGCCCAAGACCTGCTGGGCAAATTTTTGGTCCGAAAAATTCCCCTCTCGCTTGCCCCGCAAAGTGAAGCGAAGCGTGGGAGAGGGGTGGCCGCGCCGCGCGGACGGGGTGTGTTACGCCGGGAAGGCGAGATAGCGGTGATGATCACTGAAGTCGAAGCTTATGACGGCCCAAAAGATAAAGCCTCGCATGCTTCACGGGGGATGACGGAGCGCAACGCGATCATGTTCGGCCGAGGCGGATATTTTTATGTTTATCTCTGTTATGGCATGTATGAGATGCTTAATATCGTCACCGGTCCGAAAGATTATCCCGCGGCAATCCTTCTCCGCGGCGCCGTATCCCCCCTCCTTTCAAAGGAGGGGTTTGGGGGTGGTTTTTCCCCCCTCCTTTCGAAGGAGGGGTCTGGGGGTGGTTTGGACGGTCCCGGCAAACTCACTAGATTTTTAAAAGTCGACCGCCGTTTCAATAAAAAATTAGCGATTAAAAAAACCGGCCTCTGGTTCGAGGACCGCGGCGTAAAAATTTCCGGATCAACGATCAGGCGCACCCCCCGCATCGGCGTCGCTTACGCCGGTCCGATCTGGTCGAAAAAACTTTTTCGTTTCCTGATTGACAAAGCAGTTTGA
- a CDS encoding slipin family protein — MGIFWPLIIILVVLFLASLKQINQYERGVRFTMGRFTGIMNPGWRLVIPVFQTYQKVDMRIKAVDVPDQKAITRDNVSVTVNAVIYYKISDASKAVIEVENFYYAISQYAQTTMRNIVGEVSLDELLASRDKIADRIREIVDKETEAWGLKVNNVELKDVSLPESMERTIAKQAEAEREKRAVIINSEGELAAASNIAKAAEILSASTGALHLRTLQSINDISSDQSNTIVFATPVEILRSFDGFAKKTDKEMKGKTEIKVQ, encoded by the coding sequence ATGGGAATATTTTGGCCGTTAATTATTATTTTGGTCGTTCTTTTTCTGGCCAGTTTGAAGCAGATCAATCAGTATGAGCGCGGCGTCAGATTCACCATGGGCCGGTTTACCGGCATTATGAATCCGGGCTGGAGACTGGTCATTCCGGTTTTTCAGACTTACCAAAAAGTCGATATGCGCATCAAAGCGGTTGACGTGCCGGATCAGAAGGCGATCACCCGCGACAACGTTTCGGTTACCGTCAATGCCGTCATCTATTATAAGATCTCTGACGCGTCCAAAGCGGTCATTGAAGTTGAAAATTTTTATTACGCCATTTCTCAATATGCCCAAACCACGATGAGAAATATCGTCGGCGAGGTTTCTTTGGACGAGCTTTTGGCCAGCCGCGACAAGATCGCCGACCGTATTCGCGAGATCGTGGATAAGGAAACCGAAGCCTGGGGCCTTAAAGTGAATAACGTGGAATTGAAAGACGTTTCTTTGCCTGAATCGATGGAGCGCACGATCGCCAAACAGGCGGAAGCGGAAAGAGAAAAGCGGGCAGTGATCATCAACTCCGAGGGTGAATTGGCGGCTGCTTCCAATATCGCCAAAGCCGCTGAAATTTTATCGGCTTCTACCGGCGCTTTGCATCTGAGAACTTTACAGTCGATTAACGATATTTCTTCTGACCAATCCAACACGATCGTCTTTGCGACGCCGGTCGAAATTCTCCGTTCCTTTGACGGTTTTGCAAAAAAGACCGACAAGGAGATGAAAGGCAAGACAGAGATCAAGGTTCAATAG
- a CDS encoding permease-like cell division protein FtsX — protein MSRNIWLSIVTVMILILALFSINMLLVVKVIGDAAIGAIKDKIDVSLYLKPDAEENAIMALKAQVENLSDVKAVKYVSKEEALSIFQRNNSDNPEILQALRELGKNPLTPTLIIQPKNADAIDNLTHGLDRIASTIIDSRNFTDYQTMLDKINSVTDKVTKAGLILSAIFVFITLMVIFNAIRVAIYTHNMEINIMRLVGAPNSFIYLPFLVSSLFYTLFGVIIIILLFYPFLSLLQPYLEAFFVGYNINLIDYFNRHFFEIFGGEFVGIAAINILASWWAARRYAQA, from the coding sequence TTGTCCCGCAACATTTGGCTGTCGATCGTGACAGTGATGATTTTGATTTTAGCGCTTTTTTCCATCAATATGCTGTTGGTGGTGAAAGTGATCGGTGATGCCGCTATCGGCGCCATCAAAGATAAAATCGACGTCAGCCTTTATCTCAAACCGGACGCTGAAGAAAACGCGATCATGGCTTTAAAAGCGCAAGTGGAAAATTTAAGCGACGTGAAAGCGGTCAAATATGTTTCCAAGGAGGAAGCGTTGAGCATCTTTCAGCGGAACAACAGCGATAATCCGGAAATTTTGCAGGCGCTGCGGGAATTGGGAAAAAATCCGCTGACGCCGACTTTGATCATTCAGCCGAAGAACGCCGACGCCATCGATAATTTGACGCACGGACTGGACCGCATCGCCTCGACGATCATTGATTCGCGGAATTTTACTGACTACCAGACCATGCTCGATAAAATTAATTCCGTGACCGACAAAGTCACCAAGGCCGGTTTGATCTTGAGCGCGATTTTCGTCTTTATCACCTTAATGGTTATTTTCAACGCGATCCGCGTCGCCATTTACACGCATAATATGGAAATAAATATCATGCGCTTGGTCGGGGCGCCCAACTCCTTTATTTATTTGCCGTTTTTGGTTTCCAGCCTTTTTTACACTTTGTTCGGCGTGATCATTATTATCTTGCTGTTTTATCCTTTCCTCTCCTTGTTGCAGCCGTATTTGGAAGCGTTTTTCGTCGGCTACAATATCAATCTGATTGATTATTTTAACCGCCACTTCTTCGAAATCTTCGGCGGCGAATTCGTTGGTATTGCCGCGATCAATATCCTGGCCAGCTGGTGGGCGGCCCGTCGTTACGCGCAAGCGTAG